The Haloplanus sp. GDY1 genomic sequence AGCAGAAAACAAGATTCTGCAAACGATTCGCCATGAGAGCAATCAGGGAGCAAACGCAGCTAGAAACACCGGGATACAAGCAGCATCTGGAGATTATATCGCATTTTTGGATGATGATGACGAGTGGCATCCAGAGAAGATTGATCGACAGATATCCGTAATTAACTCGGAATCCAACAAGGTAAGTATCGTATACTCCGGGATACGAATAAATCGAGACGAGAGAACATCATACAAATCAGCAACTGCGGAAGGTGATTTGACTAAGCAATTGCTTAAAAAAAACGTCGTCGGTACGTTTTCTACGATACTTATTCGGTCGAAGATTGTTGACCAAGCAGGCAATTTAGACGAGCGATTCCCAAGCTGGCAGGATAAAGAATGGTACGTTAGACTCTCTCAGCACGGAGAATTCAAGCCAATCAACGAACCACTTGTCACGCGCCACATGGAGGGAAGCGATCATCTTAGCGACGATCTCGAACAACTGTCTAAGAAAACCCAGCCACTATTTGTAGAGAAATACGAATCACTAGCTCGGTCATTCGGGTGGCGGTACTATCGCCAGTGGAGAAGTATGTGTGCTCAAAATGTGGCCGGCTATGCGCTCCGACTGGGACACGAACCCGTTGCAAGGCGATATCTCATCGAATCGATCAAGTGGCATCCACTTCGATATCGACCTTACTGTCTCCTTGGTAAGTCAATAATAGGTAAGACTCGTCAAGAATCCTGATCCGTCTATAAAACGGGAAAGACAGATGCGGTTCTACACCCGCCGCCTCGCAGATGAAGACGTTATTGACCCTCGGTGGGGGGGAGAGATGAGTTGGATCTCAGACATTAATACGGGCCACTGAGACATCGTCTCATGAGCGGGACAGTGCGCCACCTCTTCCCCGACACCCCACTCCGCCAACTCGCCGCCCACCACCTGAACCGCCTCTACTACGCCGCCCGAAACGGGGCCTACAACGCGGACGGCGTCGACGTCTTCGCCGCGGACTGGGACAACTTGCTCATCCTCGACGCCTGCCGCTACGACTACTTCGCGGAGCGGTCGACCCTCGACGGACGGCTGGAGTCCCGAACCTCTCGCGCGTCGGCGACCCGCGAGTGGGTCCGCGCCAACTTCACCGGTCGCCGACTCCACGACGTGGTGTACGTCTCCGCGAACCCGAACTACCGGAAGGTCGTCGACGACATCGACGCCGAGGTCCACGCGTACGTCGACGTCTGGCAGGACGACAACCTCGTCGGGAAGGAAAACACCGTCGTCCCGCCGGAGACGGTCACCGAGCACGCGCTGGAGGCGGCCGAGGCGTATCCGAACAAGCGACTGCTCGTCCACTACGTCCAGCCCCACTATCCGTTCATCGGGCCGACGGGCCGGGCACACTTCGATCCCACGGCGACGCTCGGGGAAGTGTCGCGGGAGCACGACGTGACCGGCTCGCTGCTCACGGATGCGTATCGCGAGAACGTCGACATGGCACTTCGCGAGGCCGAGCGCCTGCTGGCATCGCTGACGGGGAGGACGGTCGTGAGTTCGGACCACGGGGAGCTGCTGGGCGAGCGGCTCTTTCCGGTTCCGCTCCGGGCCTACGGCCACCCGGCGGGCGTCTACGTCGACGAACTCGTCACCGTCCCGTGGCACGTCCGAGACGGCGGGGAGCGAAAGCGAATCGTGGCCGAACGGCCGCGCGAACGGGACGAGATCGACGACGGGGCGGTCGCGGAACAGCTCCGGAACCTCGGCTACGTGGCGTAGTCACACGTACCCCAGCGCCGCCAACTGCGCCGCCCGATCCGTCTCCGTCCCGGATTCGGCCTCCGTCGTCGGTTCGTGCGTCCCCCGGTCCACGGCCGTCGTCTCGATCCACGGCACGACGCGCAGGCAGTCCATCGGCATCCCGGGCGGGTGGCCGTAGACGAACCACTCCCCCAGCGCGTTGCCGTGATCGGACGTGATCACGGCCCGGTCGGCGTCGACGTTCGCCAGCAGGAGTTCGACGTCGTCCATCGCGAGTTCGAGGTTCTCGCGATAGCCGGCCCAGACCTCCTCGCGTCCGACCCGGCCGGCGCGGAGCTTCTGCCAGACGTCCTCCCACTCCTGGTCTCCGAACCGGTCGAGGCGCTTGCCCCGCGTCATCTCGGGACGGGAGAGGAAGGGACAGTGTGGCTGCATGTAGTGGGCGACGATGCGGTCGGGGTCGTGTTCGCGGGCCGCCGCGACGGTCCGGTCGGTGATCGCTCGGGGGGGCACGGTCCCCGGGTCCTCCCAGACGTACCGCCAGACCTCGTCGAGCGCGCGGAACTCGTCCGCGTCGAGGGCCTCGGCGGAGAAGGGATTGCCACAGACGTAGGCCGTCTCCGCCATCTCGGCGCCGTATTCGGGGACGAAGTTCCGGCGCATCCACTGCAGGGTCATGCTGTCCAGCGAGCGAACTGCCCGAACCTCGTCGACGAACCCGTACCCGGGCGCCACCTCGCGCATGAGGTCGAGTCGACACGCGTCGACGACGACCAGGAGGTCCCAGTCACGGTCGTAGATCGGCGTCCCGGGAGGTCGCAGCCGGGAGAGTCCCTGCAGTCCCTTGTGGTAGGCGGGGCGGAGTGACTCGCGAGCGCCGTCGGCGCCGTCGGAGCGAACGCGAGCGGCGGAATCCGAGAGCCAGCCGAGGACGTCCATCGAGCGAATGTCAACGTGAGAGAACATCAATCCACGGGTCGGCGGGAGGTCACAGATACCCCAGCCGTCGCAGTCGCGCCGACGTCGCCGCGGACACGGCCGCCTCGCCGCCGCGTCGGAGCCACGCCGCGTATCGGTCGGGAGGCGTCGCGTCGTCGGCCTCCTCGCGGAGCGTCCGCGAGCCGTCGGCAAGATCGTACCGCAGTCGCCGAACCGCCGGCTCCGCCCATCGGGATTCGTAGACCGTCATGGCGTCGTCGTCGACGAAACCGACCTTGCGGACGCAGACGGCGTCGACGGCCTCGCGGTCGTACCGCCCCCGCAGGTCGGCGACGCTCCAGGTGGGCCCGTCGGCGCAGACGACGACCCGGCCGTCGGTTCGACTGCCCTCGACCGCCGCGTCGACGAACGCGTCGGTGCCCCGAACGCGGCCGTCGACGACGCCGTCGAGCGCTCTCGAGAGGCCGAGCCAGGATACCGGCGTGTCGACCCCCCGACCCGTCTCCCACGAGGCGGGCGGCAGGACGTACAGCGGGACGTGGATCCCGTGCGGGTGCAGCGAGGTCTGGTGGCCGAGCCCACCCTCCTCGCCGAACAGTTGGCCGTGATCGCCGGTGACGACGACGAGCGACTCGTCGCGAACCCGGTCTGGGAGGCCGTCGAGCCACCCGCCGATCAGGTGGTCGAGATGGCGGATCTGGGCGTCGTAGATCCGCTCGCGGCGCGCGAAGACGGCGTCCCACGACTCGAAGTGGTCGCGGGTCGCCGCGGGCAGGGGGGCACGCTCCAACAGGTACCGCCGGTCGTCGTTCGCCGCCGCGAGGGCGCGCCGTTCGTCGTCGGGGACGGACAGGCCGAGCGCGGCGGCGCCGGCGTCGGGCGGCGCGTGATGCGGGTTGTGGGTGTCGAGCAGGTTCACGAGACAGAACAGGGGTCGGTCGGCGTGCCGCGCCACGAACCCGTCGAGGTGGTCGATCACCCGCCGCCCGTGGTGCGGGAAGGCCGTCTCGTCGACGCCGGACAGTTCCGTCACGAGCCCGTAGGCGAGGTTCGCGAGGTTCGCGACACGGTTCGGCCGACGGCTCACCTCGCGGAGGAGGGTCAGCGCCGCGCCGACGTCGACGTCGTCGACGTGGTGGTCCGGCGAGAACGCAGAGCGGACGGGTTTCCGGTGGATGGAGTCGTCGACGTAGTCGACGCCGTGGTGGAAGCCGGTGCGCGCGCTGAACGTGGGGTTCTCGCTGAACAGCGCCGTCCGGTAGCCGGCGTCGCGGGCCCGGTCGGGGAGGGAGGCTTGCGCCCCGGACAGCACGTCGCCGCGGCGGGTCACGCCGTGGTCGACGGGCAGTCGCCCGCTGTAGAGCGACGCGTGAGAGGGCTTGGTCCACGTACCCGGGGTGTAACAGCGCGTGAACTCGACCGCCGGTCGCCCCGTCAGCGAGGGCAGCGTCGCCGCCGTCGCGTTCGCTGCGCGGAGGCAGTCGCCGACGAGAACGAACACGTGTGGGGCCGCCATCGGGTGAACGCTCTCGGCACGTCGGCATATTTGTGTCGGTCAGTCGACAGCCGTGGGAGCCGACAGCCGATACGCCTCGTCGAGCAGTCGGTCGACGTGCGCGGCCATCGTGTGTTCGCGGGCCCAGGCCAGCGCCCCGCGCTGTAGCGGCTCGCGATCCGCGGCGAACAGCCGACGGATCGCCGTCACCAGGCCGTCGACGTCAGCCGGTTCGAAGAGAAAGCCCGTCTCCCCGGGATCGATCAGTTCCGGAATGCCGCCGATGTCGCTCCCGATCACGGGGAGGCCAGCGGCGTAGCTCTCGTAGACGGTCATCGGCGAGTTCTCCATCCAGATGGAGGGAACGACGGCGGCGGCGGCGGTGTGACGGAGGTCGGCGAGGCGCTCCTCGGAGACGAAGCCGTGGTAGTGGAGGTTGTCCCGTTCGGCGGCTGCGGCTTCGGTTCGGTCGGCGTACGGGCCGGTCCCGCAGACGTGGACGGTCACGTCCGGGAGCCGATCCGCCGCCGCGAACAGCGTCTCCAGCCCCTTGGCCTCCAGTTGCTGGCCGACGTAGAGGAGCGACGGCTCGTCGGTCACCGGCGGCGGGTTGTCGGCGACGTCGTCGACGCCGAGTCGGAGCCGCTGGGTCTCGACGCCGTCGAAGAAGCCGTGATCGCGGTGGACGTCGACGACGTGCTGACTCGGCCCGGTGACGAGGTCCGGCGTCCCGAGCGTCGACCGGCGCTGACGGGCGTACGCCCGACACGGGAGCGGCGGGTCCTCGCAGACGACGCGCTCCCCCTCGGGGGCCGTCAGGTCCCGGAGGAGGTTGCTCTTGGGACAGACCAGCCCGTAGTCGTGGAGGGTGTGGACGTGACGGACGTTCCGGCGCTGGACCGCCCGCCCGACCAGCGTCGAGATGCCGAAGAGGTTGTTCGTGTGAACGACCGCGGGATCGAGGCGGTCGAGGACCGTTCCGACGGCGCGGGCCGCCGGGAGGTTCACGAGGTCGACCCCGCGCCAGAGGGCCTTCTCGACGATGCCGTCGCCGGTGCCGTCGCTCAGATGCGAGAGGTTGGGCGGGTAGAAGCGCCAGACCTGCAGGCCGTCGTGGACCTCCACGGTCGGCCGCAGCGACGACGGGCCGTCGTAGGGCTTCGACGTGACGACCGCCACCTCGAACCCGCGCTCTTGCAACCCGTGGGCCGCGCGGCGCACGTACTGTTCCGCCCCGCCGTGAGCGTCGGGGGGAAAGAGCGCGTTGACCAGACAGATGTCAATCATCGAACGTCAGTTCGGGGGACGGTCATATAGGTGTTGATCCGCCGACGCGTCGTCGGCTGCCGGCAGCACAGTGATTAGATACCCAACCATTTACCTCGCCGACCGACCTACTCGTCGTCGATGCTCACCGTCGGCGTCGACGCCCGCGTCCTCGGCAAGCCCGAACCGACCGGGGTGAGTCGATACACCGCGAGTCTCCTCGGAGCGCTCGGCGACGGCCACGCCGACGACGCGGAGTTCGTCCTGTTCGGCCTCGACGACCGGCCCGCGAGCCTCGACGCCGCCGACGGCCTCCGTCTCGCGCCCGAACCGGCGCCACACAGCGGTCTCCGCGCGCATCTGTGGGAGCAGGTTCGGCTCCCGGTCGCCCTGCGACGGTACGACCTCGACGTGTTCCACGCGCCCGCGGGCGCACCGCCGTACACGGGGACGCCGACCGTCGCGACGATCCACGACATCTCACCCGTCGTCCACCCGGAGTGGTTCTCGGCGGCGTACGGCGCGCTCTACCGCCTCCTGACCGCCCACACGGTTCGGACGGCCGACCGGATCGTCACCGTCTCCGGGTTCGCCCGGGACGAAATCGTGGAGCGATACCCCGCGGCGGCCGAGCGGACGGTTCCGATACACAACGGCGTGACGCCGCGCGACCGCTCGGCGGGATCGCCGGTCGCGTCGCTCGACGGCGAGGCGTTCCTCCTCTTCGTCGGCGCGATGAACCCCCGGAAGAACCTGCGGACGCTCGTCGAGAGCTACGACCGATACCGGGACCGGGTCGAGGATCCCGCCACGCTCGCCCTCGCCGGACCCAGCCGAGAGGTGTTCGCCGACGGCGACGCCCCCCGTCCCGAGGGGGTGCGAACGCTCGGGTTCGTCCCCGAATCGACGCTCTCGTGGCTCTATCGGGAGGCGACGGCCTTCGTCTTCCCGTCGCTGTACGAGGGATTCGGACTCCCGATTCTGGAGGCGATGAGCGCCGGCACGCCGGTGATAACCTCGAACCGGGGCGCGATGGCCGAGGTGGCCGGCGACGCCGCGTTGCTCGTCGATCCCGAGCGGCCGGCGGCGCTCGCCGACGCGATGGAGCGGGTCACGGCGGCGAAGACGGTGCGCGACGACCTGCGGCGTCGCGGCCGGGTGCGTGCCCGGGCGTTCACCTGGGAGCGAGCGGCCCGGCGGACGATGGCGGTGTACCGCGAGGTTGCCGACGGCCGGTAGCCCGGCCTCACGTCGAGGTCCGCGCGTCGTCGACGGCCGCCGCGACGGCGTCCGATCCCTCGTCGACGAGCGCCCGGTACGCCGCTTCCAGCGTGTCGAGCATCCGCTCCCGGCCGAAGCGGCGCTCGACCCGTTCGCGCGCGCGCTGACCGTACGTCCGTCGCCGCCCGGCGTCGGCGAGCAGGGCGTCGATGGCCGTCGCGAGCGCGTCGGCGTCCCGGGGCGGCACCGTCACCCCGGTGTCCCCGTCACGACTCACCCACGGCACCCCGGTCGGGAGGTCGGTGTTGACGACCGGGGTGCCGTAGGCCATCGCCTCCAGTTGCACGATGCCGAACGCCTCGCTCGGTTCGACCGACGGGAGGACGAACACGTCGGCGCGGTCGTAGCAGGCGTGGAGGCGGTCCTCGCCGACGCGGCCGAGGAAGAACACCCGGTCGTCGACGCCGAGGCGGTCGGCGCGGGCCTCGAGTTCGCGACGGCGCTCGCCCGACCCGGCGACGAGCAGGTCCGCATCGAGGGCCGGCATCGCGTCGAGCAGGTACTCGACGCCCTTGTAGTAGTTCAGTCGGCCGACGAACAGCAGCGTGGGGCGATCCGCTCGCCCGGGGAGTTCGACGGCCGGCACGCGGCGGCCGTAGTCGTCGAGGTCGATGGAGAGGGGGACGACGGACGCCTTCTCCCGGTACGGCGCGAGGTGCGCCGAGCGTTCGAGGAGGGGCGGCGACGTGACGAACACGTGATCGAGCGCGTCGAGAAAGCGGTGGAGGAGCGGTCGGTACAGCCGGAGGGCGCCCCGCTGTCGCACGATGTCGCTGTGATAGGTCGCGACGACGGCCGCGTCCGTCGACGGCGTGGCGAGCTGCGAGACGACGCTCAGCGGGTTCGGCAGGTGGTGGTGGACGACGTCGGCGCTGCGGCTCGCCCGCCCGAGGTGAGGGGGGTACGTCGGCGACAGCGGTACCGACTTCGCCACGCCGAGACTCGCCGTGCGGGTCACGGGGACGCCACCGACCCGCTCGCTGGCGCCCCGTCCGCGCGGGACGGCCACCAGTACGCGATTCGCGTGTCCCCGCCGCGCCATCCCCTCGGCGGTGGCGCGAACCACCTGTTCGATGCCGCCGATTTCGGGGTGGTAGAACTTGTTACAGTGGAGGAGGTCCATGCGGTACCCCGGTGAGAACGTGTCGGCTATCCTAATCAAGGTGGGGGTCGCGGGGGGCGAGTACACCGCCGCCGGGGGAGGGATTTTATTTATACGCTCCCACAATCCGGTAGCGAATGACCGACCCACCGGACTCGCTCTCGTCGTTCATCGGGAGCGGGGAGGTGGCGGACCGCTCGCTGGCCGTCGTGAACCGGACGCGACCGCAGCCGATTCACGACATGTTGGCGGAGCTGTTCGCCGAACAGACCGTCGACGTGGCGGAACTCGACGTCCCCGACGCCGAGGAGGACGTGGTGCTGTTGCTGGAGGGCGACGACGTGGTCGCGTCGTCGCCGCTCCGTGCGCTCGAAGACGAGATACTGCTCGTCAACTCCGACCTCTACACCACGGGCACGAAGCGCCTGGAGGACGTGACGGTCCCCGCAGTCCTCGAAGGGCTGGCGGAGACGCCGTTCCGGGTCCGGGGCTATCCGGCCTCCCACTCCGAGAAACTGCCGCTCATCGTGATGTCGCGGTACATCGAGCGGTTGGCCTGGGAACACGAGAGCGGGCGGCTCAGGTCGTCCTTCCAGCGGCTCTCCAGACTCGACGACGAGCGGGGCACCCGGACGGTGTACCGGAAACTCGGCTCGACGGACGTGGACGTACACGTCTACGGCGTGCCGGACTGGCTGCCGTCGAAGTCGTTTCCGGGGGTCATCCACGCCGGCTACGCCGGCGAGTTTCGCTCCTCGTGGTTCGTCGTCCACCACGCCGAGAACGGGGACCACCGAACCGGGGCACTCGTCGCCGAACGCGTCGACGACGACGAGTGGGAGGGCCTGTGGACGTTCCGTCCCGACCGGGTCCGCGCCGTCAACCGATACATCGAACGCGCCCTGTGACGCGCCGGCAGGGGAGCGCTCCGCTCCCGCGCCTGCGCGAGTGGCCGAACCCGCGCGCACGCGGAACACCGTGACCCCGAGCGTCGCCGACGCCGCGACGACCGGAGAATTATCCGATATCGAGAATACATCGTAATTCGATATGTATCGAAGGCGGAAAGACGAACACGGTCCGTCTATCGGGGGTTCTCCGGGCTTCGTGGGTCGTCTATCCCCGTCAAATCGGTCTGATCCCTCGATCGTTCCAAGACCACGGAATCCCTGATTTCGGAAATTTCACCGATTTTTCTCCGAATTTTTCGCGAAATATTCACTATTTCTTCAGTATCGGGGCAGTATCCGTCACCTCCGCGCCATATCATACCACTACAACTGAAAGGAAATAATACATTCTCGAACAAGTATCGAATATCTATTATTTTATGGATCTGACGGCCCCGTCATCAAGTATATGGGGTTGCTCGCCGTAGTCGTGGCCAACACATGGCAGACGACGCGGACGGGAGGCCGTCGAGCAAGGTGGCGAGGCTCATCGACGCGTACGGCTTCGACGAGGCGTTCGGGGACGAACTCGAGGCGCTCTGGACGGCCGACGGCCCCCAGCGCAGGAGCCTCCGCGATCTGGCCGACACGTTCAATCGACGGCTCCTCGAATCGGTCCTGAGCGACGCCGGGATGTCGACGGTCGACGGGGAGGTCGACAACCTCTACCGGCTGCTGACGGCCGACGACGTGAGTAGCGGCATGCGCATGGAGGCCCGCGCCCGTCTGGAGCGAAACGGCGTCGACGTCGACGACCTCGAATCGGATTTCGTCACCTACCAGGCGATCAGATCGTACCTCACGTCGTACCGGGACGCCGAGTACGAGGGGACGAGCGACGAGGACCGCGTCGAGAACGTAGTCGATACGATCCAGCGCCTCCGGTCACGGCTCGATTCGGTCGTTCAGGGGAGCCTGGACCGCCTTCGGTCGACCGAGCAGTTGACGCTCGGAGAGTTTCGGCTGTTCGTCGACGTGGACGTGCTCTGTGAGGAGTGTGGCGCGCAGTACGGCGTCGTGGAGTTGCTGGAGCGCGGGGGCTGTGATTGCGACGGATCGTAAGGCGAGTCCCGGTCGTCAGATCTCCGTGACCCGTGCGTAGTCGTCGTCGAGCGCCTGGGCGTCCTCCGGCAGGAGGGCGACGACGAGAAACTGCGGGTGGTCGGCGACGTAGTCGACCAGATCGGCGAGTCGTGCCGAATCGATGGCCTCCAGGGAGTCGAGCAGCATGAACGGGACCGTCTCGTACACCTCGTGGACGAGGTAGCCGGCGAGGGCGAACACCAGGCCCGTCACTTCGCGCTCGCTCTCGCTGAGGTGATCGACGGTGTCCTCGTAGGTCGCACCGGAGTCCGTACTGCGGATCACGTGCAGTTCGAAGGCCGTCCGGTCGACCTTCCGTCGGCCCTCGCGAACCTCGCGTTCGACCCGCTCGATCCAGATGCGTTCGAGGTTGGCGTAGCCGAGACGGTCGAGCACCGCGTCCATGTGGTCGTTGAACCCCTCGACGGACTCCCGTTCGATCCGGTCGATCCGCGTCCGAAGGTCCGTCAGTTCCTCGCTGAGTTCCTCGCGCTCCGCCCGGAGGGCGTCCTCCTCGGCCAGGCGGTCCTCGACGTCCCCGATCCGGTCGGTCACGTCGTCGAGGTCGGACTCGAGCTGGCCCAGTTCGAACTCCAGCTGGTTGGCCTCCTTGTGTAAGTCGAGGACCTCGCCGAACTCCTCGGCCTCCAGTTCCTCCACCTCGGATTCGAGGTCGTCGATGTCGTCGTTGAGTCGGGACCGCTTCTCGCGCAGTTCGTCGAGCGTGTCCTCGCGGCGGTCGAGTTCGTCGTCCAGGTCGTCGAGCTTTCGCTCCACCGTCTCGCGGCGCTGCTGTCGCTCGCGGTGGCGGCGCTGTTCCTCCTTCAGCTCCTCTAACTCCGCCTCCAGCGTCCGGATCGTGTCGAGTTTCTCCTGCCGGACCTCGCGCAACTGATCGAGCGTATCGGAGATGCGGTCGGACGACACCTCGGAGCCACAGGTCCAGCAGACCACCGTGTCGTCGACGAGTTCGTCCGTCACCGACCCGTCGTCGGGTTCCAGCACGTCGGCGACCGAATCGTCGCCGCCGGACAGCAGGTCCTCGTTGAACTGGATCACGTCCTGGAGGTCGCTCACGTCGCTTTCGAGACGGTCCCGCCGGTCACGGAGGCGCGAGATCTCGCGTTCGAGTTCGTCGTGTTCGCCCATCGGCGCCTCGGGCAACTCCTCCAGTTCCGACTCGAGTTCGCGCCGCTCGCCCGTCACCGACTCGATGCTCTCCTGCTGGAGGTCGATGTCCGACCGGACGCGTTCGAGGGCGGCACGCTTCTCCCGCAGGTCGTCGAGTCGGGCCTCGAGTTCCCGCTTCTCCTCCCGAGTCTCGTCCACGTCGGCGTCGAGCGACTCGATTTCCGCCTCCTTGGCCGCCAGTTCCTCGCGCTTGTCCTCGATGTCGGCCTCGAGCTGGCTCCGTCGCTCCTCCAGTTCGGGGAGTTCGCCCTTCAGCTCCTCCAGATCGGCGAGTTCCTCGTCGATCCGATCCCGCTCCCGTTCGCACTCCCTGATCTCCGCCTGGATGGCCTCCGTATCGACCGGCCGCATGATGAGTTCCCGCAGGTCGCCGCCCCTCGCGACCGCCCGGCGGGCCTCGTTGGATTCGAGGAGGAAGGCAAAGAGGTCCGCGAGTTCGGGGTCGTCGAGATACGGGTCACCCCCGGTCGTCACGGTGCCGTCGGTCCGCGTCAGCGTTCGCGTGTACGTCTCCCCGCCGAGTGCGAGTTCCACTCGACCCTCCTGGGCGTCGCCCTTCAGCGAGACGCGGTCGCTTCCCATGACGCCCATGATCGATCGGAGAAACGACGTGCGGTTCGTCGCGTTGCGCCCGGTCAACACCGTCACACCGGGGTCGACGTCGACGGTCGTCTCGTCGATTCCGCCGACCTTCTGCACTCGAAACGTGGCCGTCCGCTCGATTCCCTTCTGCTTCGTCATGCGCGTCACGAGGGTCTAACCGCATAAAAAAGTACTGTCGACGGTCACCCGATCCGTGTGCCGAATGGAATAACGATCCTATTCCTGTTAGTTTCGGGGGTCGGCCTCGACAGCGGGGGAGTGATCGACCCGTGGAATAACGCCGATACGTTAGTTACGCCCGTCCGACACGGCTCCGGAGTCGCCTCGAAGGCGCATCGCCCGGCGGTGACGAACCGGCGGAGCCGTCGACGGGGCTCCGATGCCGGGGTGGCCACCGACCGACGCGGTGGCCGCGGACGCCGGTGTCCGCGCGGCGTCCGACTGCATTTCCCATGAGTGGACGCCCGCGATCGGTCCGGAAGCCGGAACCGTACACTCGGGGTGCGACGGCGCGTCGACCCACCACGCCGACCCACACGGATCGCCGTGGTCGGCGGGCGCCGTTCCTCGCATGGTGAATCGGACGCGGCGGTTCGGGGGTGTGGGCCGGTACCACACGCCACGGATTCGGGCGAGTCCGCCGTTCGGGGCACCGACGTGTTCCGCCGACACGGGACATTCACTGATAGCGAACGCAGTTGGGAACGCCGTTCGGCGGCGCTACGGCGGCACTTCGGGCGGTTCTCGGATCGGGAGGGACCGACCGACCGGCCGTTCCGGGGATTCGGCGTCCGCGCTCGCCGACGGCGTTTACCATCAGTGCGACGGCGGTCGCGAGTCGACCCCCCTGCGGAACGCGTTCGTCTCGCCGGGCGGCGGGCGCTCCGTCAGTCTTTAGACGGTGACGGAAGTAGCGCCGCACATGGTTGTCGTGGCTGCAGTCGATAGATCGAGGGACGAGCGACGGACGGTCGAGGAGGGACGCACGCTCGCGTCGAGATTCGGCGAGGAACTGCACGTGGTCCACTGCCTCAACGAGTCCGAATTTCGGAGCCTCGAGCGGACGAGTTACGAACGGACGGGCGAGACGATCGACGTGTCGGAGCTCGAGGCCGCGGCGACCGAGATCGCCCGCGAGGCGGTCGTCGACGGGGTGGACTGCACGCCGGTCGGCCTGGTGGGCAATCCCGCACAGCGCGTCCTCGAGTACGGGCGGGACC encodes the following:
- a CDS encoding glycosyltransferase family 2 protein, with the translated sequence MKPLVSVIIPTYNRNDRLCRSVLSVLEQTYDPIEIIIVDDHSDRPATDVIGDIIAENKILQTIRHESNQGANAARNTGIQAASGDYIAFLDDDDEWHPEKIDRQISVINSESNKVSIVYSGIRINRDERTSYKSATAEGDLTKQLLKKNVVGTFSTILIRSKIVDQAGNLDERFPSWQDKEWYVRLSQHGEFKPINEPLVTRHMEGSDHLSDDLEQLSKKTQPLFVEKYESLARSFGWRYYRQWRSMCAQNVAGYALRLGHEPVARRYLIESIKWHPLRYRPYCLLGKSIIGKTRQES
- a CDS encoding LTA synthase family protein — translated: MFSHVDIRSMDVLGWLSDSAARVRSDGADGARESLRPAYHKGLQGLSRLRPPGTPIYDRDWDLLVVVDACRLDLMREVAPGYGFVDEVRAVRSLDSMTLQWMRRNFVPEYGAEMAETAYVCGNPFSAEALDADEFRALDEVWRYVWEDPGTVPPRAITDRTVAAAREHDPDRIVAHYMQPHCPFLSRPEMTRGKRLDRFGDQEWEDVWQKLRAGRVGREEVWAGYRENLELAMDDVELLLANVDADRAVITSDHGNALGEWFVYGHPPGMPMDCLRVVPWIETTAVDRGTHEPTTEAESGTETDRAAQLAALGYV
- a CDS encoding sulfatase-like hydrolase/transferase, yielding MAAPHVFVLVGDCLRAANATAATLPSLTGRPAVEFTRCYTPGTWTKPSHASLYSGRLPVDHGVTRRGDVLSGAQASLPDRARDAGYRTALFSENPTFSARTGFHHGVDYVDDSIHRKPVRSAFSPDHHVDDVDVGAALTLLREVSRRPNRVANLANLAYGLVTELSGVDETAFPHHGRRVIDHLDGFVARHADRPLFCLVNLLDTHNPHHAPPDAGAAALGLSVPDDERRALAAANDDRRYLLERAPLPAATRDHFESWDAVFARRERIYDAQIRHLDHLIGGWLDGLPDRVRDESLVVVTGDHGQLFGEEGGLGHQTSLHPHGIHVPLYVLPPASWETGRGVDTPVSWLGLSRALDGVVDGRVRGTDAFVDAAVEGSRTDGRVVVCADGPTWSVADLRGRYDREAVDAVCVRKVGFVDDDAMTVYESRWAEPAVRRLRYDLADGSRTLREEADDATPPDRYAAWLRRGGEAAVSAATSARLRRLGYL
- a CDS encoding glycosyltransferase, whose product is MIDICLVNALFPPDAHGGAEQYVRRAAHGLQERGFEVAVVTSKPYDGPSSLRPTVEVHDGLQVWRFYPPNLSHLSDGTGDGIVEKALWRGVDLVNLPAARAVGTVLDRLDPAVVHTNNLFGISTLVGRAVQRRNVRHVHTLHDYGLVCPKSNLLRDLTAPEGERVVCEDPPLPCRAYARQRRSTLGTPDLVTGPSQHVVDVHRDHGFFDGVETQRLRLGVDDVADNPPPVTDEPSLLYVGQQLEAKGLETLFAAADRLPDVTVHVCGTGPYADRTEAAAAERDNLHYHGFVSEERLADLRHTAAAAVVPSIWMENSPMTVYESYAAGLPVIGSDIGGIPELIDPGETGFLFEPADVDGLVTAIRRLFAADREPLQRGALAWAREHTMAAHVDRLLDEAYRLSAPTAVD
- a CDS encoding glycosyltransferase family 4 protein; the encoded protein is MLTVGVDARVLGKPEPTGVSRYTASLLGALGDGHADDAEFVLFGLDDRPASLDAADGLRLAPEPAPHSGLRAHLWEQVRLPVALRRYDLDVFHAPAGAPPYTGTPTVATIHDISPVVHPEWFSAAYGALYRLLTAHTVRTADRIVTVSGFARDEIVERYPAAAERTVPIHNGVTPRDRSAGSPVASLDGEAFLLFVGAMNPRKNLRTLVESYDRYRDRVEDPATLALAGPSREVFADGDAPRPEGVRTLGFVPESTLSWLYREATAFVFPSLYEGFGLPILEAMSAGTPVITSNRGAMAEVAGDAALLVDPERPAALADAMERVTAAKTVRDDLRRRGRVRARAFTWERAARRTMAVYREVADGR
- a CDS encoding glycosyltransferase: MDLLHCNKFYHPEIGGIEQVVRATAEGMARRGHANRVLVAVPRGRGASERVGGVPVTRTASLGVAKSVPLSPTYPPHLGRASRSADVVHHHLPNPLSVVSQLATPSTDAAVVATYHSDIVRQRGALRLYRPLLHRFLDALDHVFVTSPPLLERSAHLAPYREKASVVPLSIDLDDYGRRVPAVELPGRADRPTLLFVGRLNYYKGVEYLLDAMPALDADLLVAGSGERRRELEARADRLGVDDRVFFLGRVGEDRLHACYDRADVFVLPSVEPSEAFGIVQLEAMAYGTPVVNTDLPTGVPWVSRDGDTGVTVPPRDADALATAIDALLADAGRRRTYGQRARERVERRFGRERMLDTLEAAYRALVDEGSDAVAAAVDDARTST
- a CDS encoding DICT sensory domain-containing protein: MTDPPDSLSSFIGSGEVADRSLAVVNRTRPQPIHDMLAELFAEQTVDVAELDVPDAEEDVVLLLEGDDVVASSPLRALEDEILLVNSDLYTTGTKRLEDVTVPAVLEGLAETPFRVRGYPASHSEKLPLIVMSRYIERLAWEHESGRLRSSFQRLSRLDDERGTRTVYRKLGSTDVDVHVYGVPDWLPSKSFPGVIHAGYAGEFRSSWFVVHHAENGDHRTGALVAERVDDDEWEGLWTFRPDRVRAVNRYIERAL
- the rdfA gene encoding rod-determining factor RdfA, producing the protein MADDADGRPSSKVARLIDAYGFDEAFGDELEALWTADGPQRRSLRDLADTFNRRLLESVLSDAGMSTVDGEVDNLYRLLTADDVSSGMRMEARARLERNGVDVDDLESDFVTYQAIRSYLTSYRDAEYEGTSDEDRVENVVDTIQRLRSRLDSVVQGSLDRLRSTEQLTLGEFRLFVDVDVLCEECGAQYGVVELLERGGCDCDGS